The following is a genomic window from Spirosoma foliorum.
TCAGGAGCTGGTGATTGGTAATCTTTCGGGTTATGAATTGCCGATGATAGAAGCGATCGGCATAAGTTAGCAATAAGTCGAGCTGAGCGAGAATGACATTCTGGCTGAATTTGTCAATGTTTGCTCGGTATTCCTGCTCAATGTTTTTCAGGATGCCAGTAACCACCGCTTCTTCTTTTTCCGAAAGGTGCAGGGCTTCGTGGACCGAATAACTGAAATAGTCGTATTGCTTTATGGTTTTGGCTAACGACGTGTTCCATAAATAATCGGGGTGAACGAGAAGTAGCCAGCCCGTATGCTGTAGGTCGCCGTCAGCCTCAATCGTAAAAACCTGTCCGGGCGACATGAAGACCATGATCCCTTCATCGAAATCATAGTCCTGTTGCCCATATTTCAGCTTGCCGTTGAAATTCCGTTTAAGCGCGATGGAGTAAAAATTATGGATTTGACCATACGATTTTTCACCCGATGGCCGCCTGATGGCTTCAAAAGGAACGACGCTGATTAAGGGGTGCTCTGGCTTGGGAAGCCCCATAACCTGATGATAGTCAGTTATGGTTTTAATCCGTTGAGGCTGTACGTTTTTCATTCGTAAGTGAGTTCGTTAAATCAACCCGTTTCATTTTTCAGCGATCGGTGCCTTCGTAAAACGGCCCCACGCAATAAAAGCCGCAAGAACGGCGAAAACGATGTTTACACCAATGACCGATGCTTCTCCTCGGGTAATGTGAAAAATACTGGCGCAGATCATTAACACTACGGTCCCTAAAGCGGCAATGGGCGTTAGTTGCGGTTTGATGCGAAGCCATGCTGGCAGAATCAATCCAACAGCACCCAATAAGTCGACCAAGCCAGTAAATTTTACGAAGGCTACCGGAATCTGACCGACCCAGGGCCACATGTTGGCTAACTGATCAATAGGCTGAAACAGTTTCATGGCGGCTGCCCAAATGAATGTAGCTGCCAGAATTACTTGTATAATCCAGAGGGAAATGTGTAGTGCTTTTGACGGTTGTTGGCTTGCCATACTGCGCTATTTTTTAGTAATGGCGCAAAAGTATTTATGTTTGCTATCCGATTGATAGTACTTCCATTTTGGATAGCACTATCCAAAATGGAAGTACAGTAAACCCAGGAATCGATGTTACTCAAAGGTGGATGTCCAAAAACAGCTCTTTCCATCAAGGATGCCTTAGAAGCGCTGGAAGGCAGATGGAAATTACTCATATTATTTGCGTTATCGACAGGCGATAAGCGCTTTAAGCAGCTTTCGAGAGAAGTGCCTGGTATTACCGACAAAACACTGTCGAAAGAATTGAAAAGCCTGGAAGCCAACAAATTAATTCAACGCGATGTCCACGATACGTTCCCACCCACGGTAGCGTATTCCATAACCGAACACGGAAAATCACTGGAGAAAGTGATGGATGAACTTCATTATTGGGGATTAGCGCATCGCAAAGAGATAATGGGAACGTAATTCCTTCCCGCCTAAACCACTTTATACGTCTGACCGGTTTGTGCGCCTAATACGCTCTTAACATAGGCCTGCGCTACGCGGTGCATGGATACAGGAATATGACCTGGGAAAAACGGGAAATAGCCTGGTGATTCTTCAACGACACCTGGTGCTACGGTGTTGATACGTACACCCTGTTCAAGCTCGATGGCAGCCGCCCGTACAAACGAATCCAGCGCCCCATTGATTGTGCTGACCGACGCACCCAGTACAATAGGGTCGTCGGCCAAACTGCCTGATGTTAACGTAAACGATCCTTTGGGGTTGATATAATGCTGACCAATCAATACCAGATTGACCTGACCCATTAGTTTGCTGTTTAAGCCAATTCTAAAATCAGCATCAGTCATTTTGGGTAACGGGCCAAAATGACCATCGCCCGTCGTGCTGATGAGCGCATCGAACGGACCAGCCTGTTCGAACAGGTTTTTAATGGAATCAGGATTGGTAATGTCTACCTGCATATCCCCGCTTTTTGAGCCTACTTTCAGGATTTCATTGTCTTTTTCTAACGCGCTGACTACGTGCTTACCGATGGTACCCGTAGCGCCAATAATGATAATTTTCATACTGATTCGTGAATTTGTTAGGCGAAAGTAGGCCAATACTCTACTTTTGTCAAGTAATTACCTTTTTGTCTAGTAATGACAAAAAAGTGATAATTGTGCCTGATCTATGGAAACCGAGAAAATAAATTACCACAGTGCAGAAGAATGTCCGATAACGGCTACGATTGATGTAATAGGCGGTAAGTGGAAACCACCTATTATCTGGCTATTACTAAAAGGGCCGATGCGTTTTGGCGAACTTCATAAAACGATTCCGGGTATGGCCTTGAAGGTTTTATCAAGACAATTGAAAGAACTGGAAGCCGATGGTATTGTGGTTCGCAGAGCCTATCCAGAAGTCCCCCCTCGGGTAGAATACTCGTTGAGCGAAAAAGGCGAAACGCTCAGAGCGGTTATGTTTATGTTATCGGACTGGAGCCGGAAGAATATTTTAGGGGAGAAAGTATAAACTACTTTGTGCAAAAGCCGTATTAGTAAAACGTTGTTGAAATCATATGGCCAAATCGGTTAGTCTTTCAACGCAATCGCAGAATTGGGTGCTGGCGGCCATGATTCTGGCATCTAGTATGGCCTCTATCGATGCGTCTGCGTTAAACGTAGCGCTACCTGCTATTCAGCGTAGCCTGAATGCCGATGCTACACAACTGGTTTGGGTTGTCAATGCCTATGCCCTCATGCTGGCGGCCCTAATTCTGGTGGGCGGTGCACTGGGCGATCATCTGGGCCGGAAGAAAATAATGCTTGTTGGGATCAGTCTGTTTGTTGGGTGTTCGGCTGCCTGTGCGGTTGCTCCTTCCATCGAGTGGCTTATTGCAGCACGTACTGGACAAGGACTAGGGGGAGCTTTACTCATACCCGGAAGTCTAGCCATTATTACTGCCTTATTTGATGATAAGCAACGAGGCAAAGCTATTGGTACCTGGTCTGCGGCTGGTGCCCTTACAGGACTGGCTGGCCCTTTGCTGGGTGGATTGCTGGCTGGAGAAGGACTATGGAGAGTCGTTTTCTTATTGAATATACCACTTGGGTTGGCAGCATGGGCAATTATTTATCGAAGCGTTCCTGAAAACCGGGATGAATCGGCGAACGGGCCCGTCGATTATATAGGCGGAGGAGCAGCGTCGCTGGGTCTGGCCAGTTTAACCTACAGTTTCACTATGTGGTCGACGTTGGGACCTGCCCAACCGGCTGTATATGGAACACTGATTGGAGGGATTATCGGCCTGACTGGGTTCGTCTGGTATGAGATGCGTCAACCGCGGCCACTGGTGCCCATGTCGTTATTCAGCGTAGGCGCGTTTGCCGGTACTAACTTATTGACCCTCTTTTTATACGGTGCCCTCAGCATTGTCTCTTTTTTCTTATCCCTGAATCTAGTACAACTGCAAGGCTACCGTCCGGCGCTGGCGGGATTAGCGTTTATGCCGTTACCCTTGCCCTTAATTTTACTTTCTCGTTGGGTAGGTAAGCTATCCGATCAGTATGGCCCTCGGCAACTTTTAATTTCGGGCCCTATCGTTACTGGTCTGGGATTTTTAGGCCTCTCGCTGATAGGACTTACAAAAGGGGCTTCTGACTACTGGCTCACTTTTATGCCGTGCGTGCTAACAATGGGCATTGGGCTAACACTCACGGTAGCCCCACTGACCAATACCGTAATGGGCGCTGTTCCGAATCATTATGCAGGCACAGCATCGGGAATAAATAATGCCGTTGCTCGTGCCGCTGCCGTATTAGCATTGGCAGTCGCCGGATCGGTGGTTCTGGCGACATTCCGACATCAGTTGAGGCTACAAATCGACGGGCTACCTTTGCCTGCGGCTGTTGTTGAGGATTTACAAGCCAAATCTAGTCAGCTGGGAGGCACACCGATTCCGGCCGGAATTTCTGCATCAGGGCGAGCATCCGTACATCGGGCTATTCAACTGGCTTTCCTGCATAGTTTTCAGGTGATTATGTGGGTCTGTACTGGGCTAGCGTGGCTGAGTGCCATCATGGCTGCTTTTTGGGTGAAGCGTCGCCAGAAAAAGCCGCGTCCCCCCGTTAACCAATAAGTAGTTTGATGAGGGGACGCGCTACGAATCCTGCTGATTGCCGAAGCGTGCATCTCGCATAATCCAACATAGTACACTCGTAAAATACTCTTTAGTGAGCCTCCGACATAGCTTTGGCGGCCAAGGCAATCTCGGCTGCCGATTTCTTTTTGGTGCGCAAGAAATAAACCAGGGGCAGTATCAAGAGA
Proteins encoded in this region:
- a CDS encoding helix-turn-helix domain-containing protein gives rise to the protein MKNVQPQRIKTITDYHQVMGLPKPEHPLISVVPFEAIRRPSGEKSYGQIHNFYSIALKRNFNGKLKYGQQDYDFDEGIMVFMSPGQVFTIEADGDLQHTGWLLLVHPDYLWNTSLAKTIKQYDYFSYSVHEALHLSEKEEAVVTGILKNIEQEYRANIDKFSQNVILAQLDLLLTYADRFYHRQFITRKITNHQLLNRLEATLDAYFASDALAEKGLPTVQHIAEALNVSPNYLSVLLNVLTGQSTQQHIHDKLIEKAKEKLSTTDLSVGEIAYALGFEHSQSFSKLFKSKTNTSPLVFRHSFN
- a CDS encoding DoxX family protein, with protein sequence MASQQPSKALHISLWIIQVILAATFIWAAAMKLFQPIDQLANMWPWVGQIPVAFVKFTGLVDLLGAVGLILPAWLRIKPQLTPIAALGTVVLMICASIFHITRGEASVIGVNIVFAVLAAFIAWGRFTKAPIAEK
- a CDS encoding winged helix-turn-helix transcriptional regulator; translated protein: MLLKGGCPKTALSIKDALEALEGRWKLLILFALSTGDKRFKQLSREVPGITDKTLSKELKSLEANKLIQRDVHDTFPPTVAYSITEHGKSLEKVMDELHYWGLAHRKEIMGT
- a CDS encoding short chain dehydrogenase, with amino-acid sequence MKIIIIGATGTIGKHVVSALEKDNEILKVGSKSGDMQVDITNPDSIKNLFEQAGPFDALISTTGDGHFGPLPKMTDADFRIGLNSKLMGQVNLVLIGQHYINPKGSFTLTSGSLADDPIVLGASVSTINGALDSFVRAAAIELEQGVRINTVAPGVVEESPGYFPFFPGHIPVSMHRVAQAYVKSVLGAQTGQTYKVV
- a CDS encoding winged helix-turn-helix transcriptional regulator — translated: METEKINYHSAEECPITATIDVIGGKWKPPIIWLLLKGPMRFGELHKTIPGMALKVLSRQLKELEADGIVVRRAYPEVPPRVEYSLSEKGETLRAVMFMLSDWSRKNILGEKV
- a CDS encoding MFS transporter yields the protein MAKSVSLSTQSQNWVLAAMILASSMASIDASALNVALPAIQRSLNADATQLVWVVNAYALMLAALILVGGALGDHLGRKKIMLVGISLFVGCSAACAVAPSIEWLIAARTGQGLGGALLIPGSLAIITALFDDKQRGKAIGTWSAAGALTGLAGPLLGGLLAGEGLWRVVFLLNIPLGLAAWAIIYRSVPENRDESANGPVDYIGGGAASLGLASLTYSFTMWSTLGPAQPAVYGTLIGGIIGLTGFVWYEMRQPRPLVPMSLFSVGAFAGTNLLTLFLYGALSIVSFFLSLNLVQLQGYRPALAGLAFMPLPLPLILLSRWVGKLSDQYGPRQLLISGPIVTGLGFLGLSLIGLTKGASDYWLTFMPCVLTMGIGLTLTVAPLTNTVMGAVPNHYAGTASGINNAVARAAAVLALAVAGSVVLATFRHQLRLQIDGLPLPAAVVEDLQAKSSQLGGTPIPAGISASGRASVHRAIQLAFLHSFQVIMWVCTGLAWLSAIMAAFWVKRRQKKPRPPVNQ